The proteins below come from a single Pseudomonas sp. MYb118 genomic window:
- a CDS encoding heavy metal response regulator transcription factor, with protein sequence MKLLIVEDQAKTGHYLRQGLAEAGFNTELVADGSTGQQMALSGDYALLILDVMLPGRDGWQILQAVRGAGLDTPVLFLTARDAVEDRVHGLELGADDYLVKPFAFSELLARVRSLLRRGSAQPQETSLQLADLRLDLIRRRVERNGQRIDLTAKEFSLLEMLLRRQGEVLPKSLIASQVWDMNFDSDTNVIEVAIRRLRLKIDDEFPNKLIHTVRGMGYVLEERPA encoded by the coding sequence ATGAAACTGCTGATCGTCGAAGACCAAGCGAAAACCGGTCATTACCTGCGCCAGGGCCTGGCCGAAGCCGGGTTCAACACCGAGCTGGTGGCCGACGGCAGCACCGGCCAGCAGATGGCGCTGAGCGGTGACTACGCGTTGTTGATTCTCGACGTGATGCTGCCCGGCCGCGATGGCTGGCAGATCCTCCAGGCCGTGCGCGGCGCGGGCCTCGACACGCCGGTGCTTTTTCTCACAGCACGAGACGCCGTGGAAGACCGGGTCCACGGCCTCGAACTGGGCGCCGACGACTACCTGGTCAAGCCCTTTGCCTTCTCCGAGCTGCTGGCCCGTGTGCGCAGCCTGCTGCGTCGCGGCAGCGCCCAGCCCCAGGAAACCAGCCTGCAACTGGCCGACTTGCGCCTGGATCTGATCCGCCGCCGCGTCGAACGCAACGGCCAGCGTATCGACCTGACCGCCAAGGAGTTCTCGCTGCTGGAAATGCTCCTGCGCCGCCAGGGCGAAGTGCTGCCCAAATCGTTGATTGCCTCGCAGGTCTGGGACATGAATTTCGACAGCGACACCAATGTCATCGAGGTGGCGATCCGCCGCCTGCGCCTGAAGATCGACGACGAGTTCCCGAACAAACTGATTCACACCGTGCGCGGCATGGGTTACGTGCTTGAAGAGCGTCCGGCCTGA
- a CDS encoding plastocyanin/azurin family copper-binding protein, protein MFLRNLLAAGLLALSSPLWAAPGHSYDFGQPAPAAKASRSVEVVMGDMSFTPKAIEIKAGETVRFVLVNKGQLLHEFNLGDAAMHASHQQEMLKMQQSGMLTPTGVKEMDHGAMAGMDHASHGQAMKHDDPNSVLVEPGKTAELTWTFSKATSLEFACNIPGHYQAGMVGKLTVSQ, encoded by the coding sequence ATGTTTTTACGTAATCTGCTGGCCGCCGGCCTGTTGGCATTGAGTTCGCCGCTGTGGGCTGCGCCGGGTCACAGCTACGACTTCGGTCAGCCGGCCCCGGCCGCCAAGGCGAGCCGCAGTGTGGAAGTGGTGATGGGCGACATGTCGTTCACGCCCAAGGCCATCGAGATCAAGGCCGGTGAGACCGTTCGCTTTGTGCTGGTGAATAAGGGGCAATTGCTGCATGAATTCAACCTGGGCGATGCGGCGATGCATGCCAGCCATCAACAGGAAATGCTCAAGATGCAGCAGAGCGGCATGCTGACGCCTACGGGCGTGAAAGAAATGGACCACGGCGCTATGGCGGGCATGGATCACGCGTCCCACGGCCAGGCCATGAAGCACGATGATCCGAACAGCGTGCTGGTGGAGCCGGGGAAAACCGCCGAATTGACCTGGACCTTCAGCAAGGCCACCAGCCTCGAGTTTGCCTGCAATATTCCCGGCCACTACCAGGCGGGCATGGTCGGCAAGTTGACTGTCAGTCAGTAA